The DNA region GGCGGTGACCCCGTCGTACTCTCGGTGAACAGGTCGTCGAGGGCGTCGGGGTCGACCACGCCGTACAGTTGGTCGAGTTCCAGGGGGTCGCAGTCGGTCGTCGTCGCAACGGCCCTGACTACTGCTTCGCTGACCGATTCACCGGCGGCGGAGAACGTCTGATACGACTCTTCGGTTGCTCCGTTCGAAGAGACTCCGAGATCGTCTGCGTAATCAGTCATGTTATCACGGACCGCCAGATACTCTCATACACGGTAGTCTCGGTGGTAGCCCTAAGCAGTTGTGGTGACCACGTTCGCTGATAGTTCAGGTTTATCAACATTTCTGTATAATCGAAACGCGTCGAGCGGTGGGACACCGGAGTGGAGAACACGAGAGTTGAGAATACTGGAGTGGAGAACACCGGCGCAGCGGAACGCCGAGGTGGAAAACACCGAGGCGAAGAGCGGACCCGCCCGTGGCGTGACCCAGTGGCGTGACCCATCCAACCGGTCCGCGCCGTACCGGTTTGGAAGAGAAAGTTCGGCGAGCGCACGAGCGGAAGAGCGAAAGTCGAAACCGGCAGCGATGTTGTTCCCATAAGCAGAACAGGCTAAAATGTCGACGTTGACCATACTGTGCATGGCGCTTCAACAGATCACACATCTGTCCGACGAACAGCGCGACTGCCTCGACAACTGCCTCGAAGCCACACAGGCGTGCGAGTGGTGCGCCGACGAGTGCATCGACGAGGGCGAAGGGATGGAGCGGTGTATCCGTCTCTGCCGGGACGTCGCCGACGTGGCGTCGATGCACGCACGATTCATGGCGCGGAGTTCGTCGTACAGCGACGACCTCGCCGCCGTCTGTGCCGACGCCTGCGAGGAGTGCGCCGACGAGTGCGCCCAACACGACCACGAACACTGCCAGGTGTGCGCCGACGTGCTCCGCGACTGTGCGGAGTCCTGTCGGAACATGGCCTCGGCGTAGAACCGGCGCGCAAGACGACGTGTCGACTGCGGTCGACACCGAAATCGAGGCGGTCGAACCACACTATTTTTCGTTCTGAATCGGGAGACGGAACGCCGACGTGTCCGCGAGTAGACGCGTTCTCGGCCGTAATCCATCCCCAGTCGGAGAGAATGGGCACAACGGATAAATCACCACTCCCCGATGACCTATCCATGGCCGGACGGATTAGTCTCCGAGTTGTCTTTGTCGCCCTCATCACACTCTCCGTACTCGCGGTCGGATTCGGATACGCGTCGTCGGCGACCGAGTCCACGTTCGAGAGCAACCTCGACGGTGACAGCGTCGTCGACCCGAGCGCCCAAATCGCACCAGAGTCCGACGGCATCACCGTCGTCGCCACCGACTCGAACTCCTGGCGCGGCGAGAGCGCCGACGGACCGCGGGCGCGCGCCGAACTGGTCGCGTTCAACCCGAACGGGTCGACGCTGTACTACAACGACACCCACACGCGGTACTGGGACGTCGACCCCGTCGAAGGGACCGACGCGACGGTCGAGTATCTGTACGCCGACCACCTCGAACCGGACGAGTGTCCCGACGAGTGGGACGCCTCCGAACTCGGCGTCGACCAGGAGACGCTGGACACGTACGTCGAGGCGCACAGCGGCGTCAACGCCTGTACGGAGAACGGCATCGAGCGCGTGAACCTGACGACCGGCGAGACCGAGACGGTCTACTCCGCCGAGACGCCCGGCAAACACTCCTCGCGCTGGCACGACGGCGACCGCATCAACGAGACGCACTACGCCGTCGCCGACATCCTCTTCGACCGGATGTTCGTCGTGAACACCGAGACCGAGGAGATCACGTGGACGTGGAACGCCAGCGACGAGTACGACACCGAGGAGGACGGCGGGCCGTACGCCGAGGACTGGACGCACATGAACGACGTCGAGGTGTTGGAGGATGGCCGGTTCATGCTGAGTCCGCGTAACCTCGACCGCGTCATCTTCGTCGAACCCGGTGAGGGCGTCCAGGAGGACTGGACGCTCGGCGAGGAGGACAACTACGACACCCTCAACGAACAGCACAACCCCGACTACATCCCCGAAGAGGAGGGCGGACCGGCGGTCATCATCGGCGACTCCGAGAACAACCGCGTCATCGAGTACCAGCGCGAGGACGGCGAGTGGGAGCAGTCGTGGACGTGGCGCGACGCGCGGATGCAGTGGCCGCGCGACGCCGACCGCCTGCCGAACGGCAACACGCTCATCTCCGACTCCAACGGCAACCGCGTCTTCGAGGTAAACCAGCAGGGTAAGATCGTCTGGAGCGTCAACATCGCGTTCCCCTACGAGTCCGAACGCCTCGGCACGGGCGACGAGTCCGCCGGCGGTCCGAGCGCGCAGTCCGCCGACATCGGCTCCCGCGACCCCTCGATAGACGAGCAGTTCTGGATCGGTCTCAAGAACGAGATTCCCGGGAAGTATCTCAACGGCCTAATGTACATCACGCCGCCGTGGATGGGGATTCCCGAACTGTTCGCCATTCTCGTTGGCGCCGTCGGACTCGTCGGACTCGTCGGCGTCGAAGTCGCCGGGTTCGTCTCGCGACGCCGCAGCGGGTCGACGACCGACGGAAGCAGCACGACGACGACGCGGGACAACGACTGACGGAAGCAGCACGACGGCGACTGACGGTCAGGCGAGCGTCGTCACCGGATGAACCGCTTGTAGAACTTCGCGGCCACTTTCAGTCCCGCGTTTCGCCGCCCGAGGCTGTGGTACTGAACCACCTCGGGGGCGAACTTCGCCTTGTAGTCGCAGAGCCGGGGGTTGTTCGCGCCGACGAGGTTGTACGTCGTCTCCCCGCGCTCCATCGCGTCCCGCATGATGTGCCAGTCGAGCAGGTCGTTCACCGGCAGGTCGTGGTCGGTCTTCGCGCCGCCCTGCCAACGGTGGACCGTGTCGCCGTGCGCGAGCGTCACCATCCCGCTGACGAACTCGCCGTCGGCGCGGAACACGTACGGGCGGACGCAGCCGTCGGGCAGTCGACGGTGGAGATCGGTGACAAACGCCGGTGTGACGGCGTAGGACTCGCCCTGTTCTTCGTGGCGGCGACGAACCTGCTCGACGATGCGCTCGATGGCGTCGACGCCCTCGACGTCGACGGTGTAGTCGGCGTCGGTGCGGACGTTCCGGCGGGCGTCGCTGCTGAACGAGTCGAGCAGCGCGTCCGGTCCCGGCGTGAGGTCGACGTGGTAGGTGTACCGCGGCGTCACGTCGAAACCGTTCCACTCGAACGGACGTGGGTCGTCGTAGCCGCAGGCCGTCCGGAAGTGGATGTAACTCGGGTCGAGCGTCTCGTCGACCCACCCCAACGCCGCCTCGACGAGTCGACGGTGACGTTTCTCGGCACGTCGCTGTTTGAGCGATTCGAAGTTGAGAAGCGCCGGCCCGAGATACGACACCCAGAGGTCCGGCGGCGGCGAGAAGACGCCGCGGATTCCCGCCTTCGAGAGCGAGAACACCGGAAACAGGCAGACCGGTTCCTGACCCTTGTAGCCGACGAGCGGGAAGAGTTCCGCGCCGGCGTGGGCGGCTTGTACCTCCAGCGCTTCGAGGCGGTGGTAGACGGTTCCGTGCGGGGACCGGGAGGCGAGGTCGTTCCAGCGTTCGAGGTCGTCGTCGGTGGCGAGACCGACGCGGACGCCGCGTTTTTCTATCGGGTCAGTAGGTGGAGTGGTCGATTGTGCCATCGTTTATCGTTCGAGATAGCCGAGTTCGCTGAGTCGTGCTTCGACGGTCCCGTCGGCCGTCGCCCGTTTCGTCTCCGCCTCGTACGTCGGGTACGCCCGGGGCCCGACGGCCTTCACGGGAGCCAGCGGAGCGCCGTCCATTCGTTCGTCGTACGGGACGCCCAGCGTCGAGAGCACCGTGGGAGCGATGTCGAACACCGACGCGCCGACCAGCGGGGCAGTCGCGTCGACAGCGTCGCCCGCGAGAGCGACGACGCCCTCGAACTTGTGGTTCCACGATTCCTGTGGGTCGGGATCGAACTCCTCACCGCGGAGTCTCGCGGTGATGAAGTGGTCGTAGTTCGTCGGCACGACGACGACGTCCGGGGCCTCGTCGACGTACGGCCCCTCGAAGAACGCCTCCCGCCGGGCGACGCGCTCGAACACGGGCTCACCGTCGTCGGTCGTCGCCGATCGGAGACAGCCGAGGAGCGCAGTGCGGACCGCCTCGTACTCGCTCACGGGGACGACGCCGTCCGGTTCGCGACCGGCGAGATTGACGCGCACGCCGAGTTCGATGCGCGAACGCATGTACGCCGTCGACGCCGGGAAGTCGACCTGCTCGCTCGCAGCCTGAACCATCGACGACGGAACGCGTCGGAGGACGAACGACGCCAGACCCAGCCGCGAGAGGACGCGACCGAGTCGTTGGCTCGTCAGACCGACGTCCGCCAGCGCAGAAAGGAGCGCCGTCGCGTGGTTGCGGATGCGGCCGTCGACGTCGCCGTCCCCGTCGACGGGTTCGTTTCGGCGGAGTCGTTCGGTCGCGAGACGGTTCCACGACGGCATTCCGTCGCCGCCGCGGCGGGTTTCGAGGAGGCCGTAGTTCGCCAACCGTTCGTTCACGCGCACCTCGCCGCCGTGGTACTCGCCGATGCCGTGGTCGCTCACGACGACGACGGTATCGGGGTCACAGGCGTCGAGTATCTCGGCGAGTTGGCGGTCGACCGCCTCGTAGACGGCTCGAACCGCCCGTTCGTCGCCGGGACACTCGTGGAACACGGTGTCGGTCTGCTGGAACTGGACGAAGCCGAAATCGGGACCGAACCGCCCTGCGAGGTAGCGAAACGCCTCGCCGCGCATGCGTACCAACTCGCGGTACGTCTCGATTCGCGACTGCAACGAGTCGTCGCCGTCGGCGGGGGCGTACACTCGGTACGCGCCGATTTCATCGCGGAGTTCCTCCAGCAGCCCCGCCGGGTGACAGTCTGGCTCCTCGGGGCCGACGTAGCCGGGGACGACCGCGCCGTCGATCTCCGGCGGCGGATGCGTGACCGGCGCGTTGACGACGACGCTCGTCAGGCCGCACTCGTCGAGATACTCCCACAGCGTCCGCGACTTCACGTCAGACGCGTTGACGACGTCCCAGTCGTACCCCTCGAACGTGAGAAAGCCGAACACGCCGTGCTTTCCCGGGTTGACACCGGTGTACACCGACGGCCACGCGCTCGGCGTCCACGGCGGGACCTGCGAGTCCAGCGGTCCGGCGGTTCCCTCCCGAAACACCGAGCGGAGCGCCGGGAGCGCGCCGTCGGCGAAGAGCGGGTCGAGCACGGGGAGACAGGCGGCGTCGAGGCCGACGAGGAGCGTTCGTACCGTCTCTGATTTACGTACCATCCTCGGTACTCTGGAGGCGAAATACTCCCTTTGTTATGAAGCAACTTGAATATTGTTCTCGCTTGAAATTTTGCGTTCAACGGGGAAAATCGATATTTCTCGTCCCAGTCTCGCGTAGTGTATT from Haloprofundus halobius includes:
- a CDS encoding HalOD1 output domain-containing protein, which encodes MTDYADDLGVSSNGATEESYQTFSAAGESVSEAVVRAVATTTDCDPLELDQLYGVVDPDALDDLFTESTTGSPPTEGQFIFSFSGCEVIVSPETVAVRPLRTGADNVGD
- a CDS encoding four-helix bundle copper-binding protein — protein: MALQQITHLSDEQRDCLDNCLEATQACEWCADECIDEGEGMERCIRLCRDVADVASMHARFMARSSSYSDDLAAVCADACEECADECAQHDHEHCQVCADVLRDCAESCRNMASA
- a CDS encoding arylsulfotransferase family protein; amino-acid sequence: MAGRISLRVVFVALITLSVLAVGFGYASSATESTFESNLDGDSVVDPSAQIAPESDGITVVATDSNSWRGESADGPRARAELVAFNPNGSTLYYNDTHTRYWDVDPVEGTDATVEYLYADHLEPDECPDEWDASELGVDQETLDTYVEAHSGVNACTENGIERVNLTTGETETVYSAETPGKHSSRWHDGDRINETHYAVADILFDRMFVVNTETEEITWTWNASDEYDTEEDGGPYAEDWTHMNDVEVLEDGRFMLSPRNLDRVIFVEPGEGVQEDWTLGEEDNYDTLNEQHNPDYIPEEEGGPAVIIGDSENNRVIEYQREDGEWEQSWTWRDARMQWPRDADRLPNGNTLISDSNGNRVFEVNQQGKIVWSVNIAFPYESERLGTGDESAGGPSAQSADIGSRDPSIDEQFWIGLKNEIPGKYLNGLMYITPPWMGIPELFAILVGAVGLVGLVGVEVAGFVSRRRSGSTTDGSSTTTTRDND
- a CDS encoding lipid II:glycine glycyltransferase FemX codes for the protein MAQSTTPPTDPIEKRGVRVGLATDDDLERWNDLASRSPHGTVYHRLEALEVQAAHAGAELFPLVGYKGQEPVCLFPVFSLSKAGIRGVFSPPPDLWVSYLGPALLNFESLKQRRAEKRHRRLVEAALGWVDETLDPSYIHFRTACGYDDPRPFEWNGFDVTPRYTYHVDLTPGPDALLDSFSSDARRNVRTDADYTVDVEGVDAIERIVEQVRRRHEEQGESYAVTPAFVTDLHRRLPDGCVRPYVFRADGEFVSGMVTLAHGDTVHRWQGGAKTDHDLPVNDLLDWHIMRDAMERGETTYNLVGANNPRLCDYKAKFAPEVVQYHSLGRRNAGLKVAAKFYKRFIR
- a CDS encoding alkaline phosphatase family protein — encoded protein: MVRKSETVRTLLVGLDAACLPVLDPLFADGALPALRSVFREGTAGPLDSQVPPWTPSAWPSVYTGVNPGKHGVFGFLTFEGYDWDVVNASDVKSRTLWEYLDECGLTSVVVNAPVTHPPPEIDGAVVPGYVGPEEPDCHPAGLLEELRDEIGAYRVYAPADGDDSLQSRIETYRELVRMRGEAFRYLAGRFGPDFGFVQFQQTDTVFHECPGDERAVRAVYEAVDRQLAEILDACDPDTVVVVSDHGIGEYHGGEVRVNERLANYGLLETRRGGDGMPSWNRLATERLRRNEPVDGDGDVDGRIRNHATALLSALADVGLTSQRLGRVLSRLGLASFVLRRVPSSMVQAASEQVDFPASTAYMRSRIELGVRVNLAGREPDGVVPVSEYEAVRTALLGCLRSATTDDGEPVFERVARREAFFEGPYVDEAPDVVVVPTNYDHFITARLRGEEFDPDPQESWNHKFEGVVALAGDAVDATAPLVGASVFDIAPTVLSTLGVPYDERMDGAPLAPVKAVGPRAYPTYEAETKRATADGTVEARLSELGYLER